The window CTCAGCCTGATTCAATTTCTCCTCAAGGCGCAACCGCTCGAGAGCCCTGGATTCAATTATCCTGCCTGCTCTGGCAACAATCATTCGAAGGACCAGAAACAAAACCATCATTACCGCACTGGATACCGCAATAATGCTGCCCTGAAGCCTGATAATATTGGTGTACTCATTGCTGAGGTCTTTGGCGATTTCAATTACGCCCATTATCGCCTCAGTCCCCTCTCCTGTTTCCCTGACCTGCCTGAAGGGTATGTAGCTCGATAATTCACAACTTGGAGGTTGATTGACCGGTAGTAAGTTCAACACACTACCTTCATAGTGCAGCCTGGAGTTGGCTATGCCCTGGAGAGCGAATTCATACTCAGGCCCACCAAGATTTTTTCGCCCCACCATTTCCGGAATAGTCGAATATGAAATGATATTTATTGAGGAATCGTAAATAGTCACCGACTCGATCTTCATCCCCTGAATAACACCTCGAACAATGGCGTCGAGATTGGCGAACTGCTCAGGATGGCTCAGGGCAATATTTCCATAACGAACAACGGTCGGCAGAACAAATCGTCGAAACACCTGCTGATTGAGGTTTTCAGCCAACACCATGGAATACTCTTCACTCTGTTTGAGCATGACTTTGCGAGCATTGTTGGAAATTGCCCAGGAAAGGAAGAGCGTAAAGATGAGAATGAAGAACAAACTGGAAAAAGTGAAATATTTGACCAGGGTAAACGGCTGCAAGCCCGCATCCAGAGTCTTTTTCTTCTGGCGGGCCTTTATCTCCTCAGCAACCCTCGTTGCCTCTTTATTCATTGCAAACACCGCAACGGCGGCAGATTGAGGTGTCACAGGCACTGGTCGTTTTTTCATCAAAGGCCCGCTGATATTCGCACCAGAGATAATCGTGCTTTATACCATGATCAATGACATACCAGCCGAACCAGCTGCTTTCATCAAAACCGCATATGGCAAACTGCTCGGGGGTGAGCGCGTTCTTTTTCATGGCCTGTTTCCAGTTTAGACCACGTTCCGCCATATCATTTAAAACCGTAGCGATACGACGATCCGCCCTGGCCAGTACCGCCTGAAACAATACACTCTCCGGCTTGTCAAACTGCAGGTGTACGTTGGCAATTTTCGACAGTTCCCTGCGCAGCAATTTCTGCCTGCGCTTCAACTCCATGACCACTTTTTTACTATCACCCAACTCACCTTTCGGTAGTGGGTCACTCATGCCAAAGGGATGATATTGAAAGGGAGTCCAGGGCTTCGGCGCAAAACAGTTTACCGAGATGCCTATTTCGGTGAGCCTGCCGCGTGCTTTGCCAATGGGATCAATTCGATCCTTGATCTTTTTGACCAGATCAATAGCTTCCTGCAGATCCTCGTCACTCTCTGTGGGAAGCCCGATCATCAAGTAAAGCTTCAGTTTGAATATGCCGGCGTCAACCAACCGTTCTGCGGCATCGAGCAGATCCTGCTCATCAAGTCCCTTATTAATAACCCGTCGCAGACGTTCTGAGCAACCATCCGGGGCGATGGCCACGCTTTTCAATTTGCTTGCCGAGAGCAGGTCGATGAGAGGCTGGTTGAGTCTGTCAGCCCTGAGAGAGGAAAATGAAAGGGCACAACCGCTCTCTCGCAGATAATCACTGATCATCTCTAAAGATTCACTGTTCGCCATCTCCATACCAAGCAGACCGACACGATCAACATCACTGTAGCGTGCCCGAAGCCCTTCCACCACAGCATCGCCATCCCACAGCCTCGGTGGACGATAAATAAAACCGGCTGCACAAAAACGACAACCACGGGAGCAGCCGCGACCCAGCTCGGTAAGATGCATCTCTGAGAACTCAGCTTCCGGCGTTATAAGCTGGGAATGCCCGGCAACAGGGGATTTCTCCACCACGGATTTGGTCACATGCTGAGGAATCCCTGCCTCTGCCTGATAGCTGGAGAGTAGCCCGTCTTCATCATAAACTGGTGTATACAGGCCCGGCACATAACAACTGGAACGAGTGGTGGCTAAAGACCTCAGCAATTCACTGCGCGTTTTTCCCTCATAGGAATCAGCGATTTCCTGAACCAACCCAGGCAGAACAGGTTCTGCCTCACCCAGAATCATCAGGTCTACAAATGGTGCCAATGGTTCAGGGTTCATGAAGGTGGCGACGCCACCACAGATAACCAGTGGCTGCTCGCTGGAAATACTCTCGCTTCTGTTGCCGGCAAACGGTTCTATTGAGGCCGCTCGCAACATCTTCACAAGATTCAGATAATCGTGCTCGAAGCTGATGGAAATAAAGATGAGTGGAAAATGGTTCAGGGGCCGCTGTGATTCCATGGAACGCAGCGGTTCTCCATTTTCAGGAAGGAAAAATCTCTCGCAGACCAATTGATCATCTTCAGCGAGCAGGGCATAGACCAGCTGATAACCAAGACTGGACATACCCACTTCGTAAGTGTTTGGATACAACAGGGCAACAGGCAATCGCCCTGTCCATTTTTTCAGGTAACTGCCTTTTTCCAGGGTCAGCCTGGCATCTCGTTTATTCGAATACCCCTGTGCTTTCTTATACTGCTTCCTGATACGTATGCCCTCAAAACTAATTGGCTTTTTTGCGTAAGTACGCCGGTGTCTCCAGCTGATCCTCGTTCTGCCAGGAAGGAATATCCCGCTTGGCTTCAGCATCACTGGATTTATGCACCCCAAAGGGGTCAGAGGTCTCGAAATTTGAACCCGGCAACCTCGTCACTCTTGGATTATGTCTATTTGGTGCTGCAGGTTTAGCTGATGAATTGACCGTATCCATTTCTCCGGCTGATATATGCTCCCTGTCAGCTCTCTTTACGTGCAGTTCATTTACCTTGGCGATAGCTTCTTTCTTGCCGGTAATATCACCCACACCGGTGGCAATTACAGTAACGTGGAGTTCATCATCTAAAGAGTCATCATAAAGTGCACCGATTACAACCTTGGCATCTTCATCCACACGTTCCTGGATAAGTTGTGAAGCCTCCATAAATTCAGACATGGAAAAGGTCTCTTCGGAAGCGGAGATATTGATAAGCAGGCCACGGGCACCATCGATACCAAAATCTTCCAACAGCTGATTGTCGATAGCTTTGCGTGCCGCTTCAACCGCACGATGCTCTCCAACCGCAGCGCCTGACCCCATAACCGCCGGACCAACTTCTTTCATTACGGTTCTGAGATCGGCAAAGTCGGCGTTGATAAGCCCCGGCACATTGATCAGGTCGGTTATACCTTTCACCGCCTGCAGCAGCACATCATCGGCCATGCTCAACATATCCGAAAGTTTGCTGTTTTTCTGCATCAACGACAACAAACGGTCA of the Desulfosediminicola ganghwensis genome contains:
- a CDS encoding two-component system sensor histidine kinase NtrB, with the protein product MKKRPVPVTPQSAAVAVFAMNKEATRVAEEIKARQKKKTLDAGLQPFTLVKYFTFSSLFFILIFTLFLSWAISNNARKVMLKQSEEYSMVLAENLNQQVFRRFVLPTVVRYGNIALSHPEQFANLDAIVRGVIQGMKIESVTIYDSSINIISYSTIPEMVGRKNLGGPEYEFALQGIANSRLHYEGSVLNLLPVNQPPSCELSSYIPFRQVRETGEGTEAIMGVIEIAKDLSNEYTNIIRLQGSIIAVSSAVMMVLFLVLRMIVARAGRIIESRALERLRLEEKLNQAERLAHLGTMVATVSHEIKSPLGIVRSTAEILEKRILKVAPGNEHLARIIVDETSRLNDIVIEFLDFARPQAPKLAMGDVNVLMEKVLNFASPMIKEQNVELEIDLATDLPLIPIDDAQLYRALLNILINGLQAMEQGGKLKVATLVNSSENLVIAIEDSGPGMDSDKLDKIFTPFFTDKHKGTGLGLAITKNIVESHNGAIHVESTLNEGTTFSIELPVK
- a CDS encoding radical SAM protein, producing the protein MSSLGYQLVYALLAEDDQLVCERFFLPENGEPLRSMESQRPLNHFPLIFISISFEHDYLNLVKMLRAASIEPFAGNRSESISSEQPLVICGGVATFMNPEPLAPFVDLMILGEAEPVLPGLVQEIADSYEGKTRSELLRSLATTRSSCYVPGLYTPVYDEDGLLSSYQAEAGIPQHVTKSVVEKSPVAGHSQLITPEAEFSEMHLTELGRGCSRGCRFCAAGFIYRPPRLWDGDAVVEGLRARYSDVDRVGLLGMEMANSESLEMISDYLRESGCALSFSSLRADRLNQPLIDLLSASKLKSVAIAPDGCSERLRRVINKGLDEQDLLDAAERLVDAGIFKLKLYLMIGLPTESDEDLQEAIDLVKKIKDRIDPIGKARGRLTEIGISVNCFAPKPWTPFQYHPFGMSDPLPKGELGDSKKVVMELKRRQKLLRRELSKIANVHLQFDKPESVLFQAVLARADRRIATVLNDMAERGLNWKQAMKKNALTPEQFAICGFDESSWFGWYVIDHGIKHDYLWCEYQRAFDEKTTSACDTSICRRCGVCNE
- the ftsZ gene encoding cell division protein FtsZ; protein product: MPFRMAEVEGVAVVKVIGVGGGGGNAINTMVTNRLQGVDFIAANTDKQALMQSKADVCLQLGPSVTKGLGAGATPETGEQAALESLEDIKESLKGADMVFVTAGLGGGTGTGAAPVVAKVSKELGALTVAVVTKPFNFEGKFRSKNADLGWDELQKYVDTIITVPNDRLLSLMQKNSKLSDMLSMADDVLLQAVKGITDLINVPGLINADFADLRTVMKEVGPAVMGSGAAVGEHRAVEAARKAIDNQLLEDFGIDGARGLLINISASEETFSMSEFMEASQLIQERVDEDAKVVIGALYDDSLDDELHVTVIATGVGDITGKKEAIAKVNELHVKRADREHISAGEMDTVNSSAKPAAPNRHNPRVTRLPGSNFETSDPFGVHKSSDAEAKRDIPSWQNEDQLETPAYLRKKAN